CTTTTCCCTCATCGGATACCTCAGGGGATTCCCCCTGTTGGATGTACCGAGGATAGTCCCCCCCTTAAGCTGCAACCCGGACATCATCGTAGAATTGAGAAGCTCGGTTCTGGACTCGAGGAGCCCGTCAAAGCCATCCTGTATCCCCAGTACTTCCCAGCCATAGTCCGATCGTGCCGAGCGTACGAGGCCTTTTATCACGGCGTTCAGACCGGGGCAATCTCCTCCCCCGGTAAGGACCGCGATCTTCTTGATCTTTTCGGGATCGATCATTTTTCCAGCGGTGGAAGACTTTTTAGCCACGGCATTCTTCTCCTTGTTATTAACAACCACAACTGCTCCTCTCCGCGTTGATGGCAGGCACTTTTGTCATTCAGGTCCGGATTTCTTGAGATCTCCCGCCCCGGTACGCGAATAAGCGGTATGTACGGTTTTTCCGATACCGGGATATTATAACATTCGGCAAAACTTTGAAAATGTTTAAATAAAAAGGGGTGGTGACAATCTTCCCAAAAGGTATATACAGTTTCTTGACCGTAAGGGACAAATCTGTTATCTTCGCCCTGCGAGCCGGCCGAAGTGGTACACGGCCGGTGGATTATGAGAAGGATTGCAAGAAGAAAAGTGTTGTTTCAGACGGAGGTCGTGGAATGAAGAGAGTCCTTGTGGTATTTCTTGTAGCGCTTATGGTCGCGTCAGTCGGATGCGGCAAAAAACAGGAAGAGCAGAAAACCGACAGCCAGACCGAGGTAAAGAGAGTAAAGGGCGGGTATCTTATAGATCCGGTCGACAAACAGATGATCGATGTTGAGAATTCGCAGTACTCTTATGTCTACAAGGAGATCGAATACAAGTTCAACAGCAAGGAAAACATGGAAGCGTTCATGAAAGATCCTGAGAAATACCTTGCCAAAAAATAGCCGGTCCGGCTTTTTGCATTTTGCAAAGCCTGATGCTTATAATGAGACGAAAGTCCCCCTTCCGGGGGACTTTTTTATGTCCTGTCATTCCCTGAAGTGCCTTCCGATTCCCCTGAAGTCCCTGTCGTGTCTTGTCATGAAACCGCTGTTCTGACAACGGGTTCAGAGTATTTTGCCGGATGCCCGGCTCTTTCCCCGTTTCCCCTCTGTGACTAAAGTCCCGGTTTTGGAATACCTGTTGCGCAAAGAGGTCCCCGTAGGAGTTTCAGCAGCTTTCTGCTTCAGAAAGGTGCGACCCATTATAAAGATCCTCCCTGTTGCGTGTACCGCAGCTTACCGCGTGGATACTCCGACTTCGAGTGGAGGAAAAAAAGGAGGACAGCCAGATGAGAAGAAGTCTTATGGCTGTGGTCTTTCTTTCCGTGATGACCTTCTCCGCCGCGGCATCGGCCGGAAAGCCCGAGCTTTCCAGCGAGATGACGGCCGTGAAGATTGTCATTGAAAAAGAAAACCATGAGATCAGAGTGCCCGCAGAGACGGTGTATCCGAATGATATGGTCGAATACACCCTTGTCTGCCGCAATACCGGTGATGAATCAGCTTCGGATGTAGGCGTGATCGGACCGGTACCGACAGGTACTTCTTACCTTGACAAGACTGCCAGCGAGATCGATGGGGCTACGCCCGTTTTCAGTATCGATGGTGGAGAAAGCTACCACCAGGCACCAGTCACATATGAGGTTGTCAGGAAAGACGGGAGCAGGGAGATAAAGACTGCCACCCCGGACATGATAACCCACATCAAATGGGTGGTCGCCGGAGAGATCGACGCTGGCAGAGAAGTCAAAGTCTCTTACCGCGTGCAGGTCAAGTAGACAGACCCGGCTTCTCGAATCGGTTTTTAATCAGCGCCCCTGAGGGGGCGTATCAAGGTGGAAAGCCCATGCATGGGCAGAAGGATGGTGATCAGCTATGACGCTGAAAAAACTGACAGGTTCTGTTCTTCCTGTCATAGTGCTTGCGGTGCTGCTCGTTTCGGCATCAGCGCAGGCGCAGACGCCTGCCGGCACCACGATCCGGAACCAGGCCTCGGCCACGTTCCAGGATGCTGTCGGCAATACATATACGACGACGTCGAATGAAGTCACGACGATCGTGCTTCCGGTCTACGGCGTCTCGGTCCTTCCGGATGATTCAGGTGAAACGCCACCGGTGGTACCGGCGCTTTCGCAGACGGCGATCCCCGGACAGACGGTCTATTTCAGTTATAACCTGACCAACACCGGAAACGACGCCGACGATTTCACGATCGAACCTCTGCTCGACGCCGTGAACACATCGATGACCCTCGGTCTCGGCAGTATAACGATCTATCACGATATGAACGGCAACGGCGTTCTCGACGGCGGAGAACCGGCTATCTCAGCCGGTGGAGTTCCCGGAAATCTCGGGCCTGTAGCTGCCGGCACGACGGTCAGCCTGCTCGTTTCGTACCAGGTACCCGCCGCGGCGGTGGCCGGTGAAGTGGCGTATGTAGGTCTGCAGGCGACCTCCGTTGGAGATGCCGCTCAGATCGACACCCGTAACTATCACCTGACGGCTGTCGTCAGTGACGCGTCCCTTACCGCTTCGATGTCGGCCCTCCCGGCCAATGTCGATCCGGGAAACACAGTCACATACTCAGTGACCGGCTCCAATGTCGGAAGCGATGATGCTCACGGCGTCAATATCGCTTCAGTAGGGCTTACCGGCGTGCTGATCTATGATATTATTCCGATCGATCCTTCATCGGGCAACCCGCTGGCTCTTGCGGGCGCTCCGGCCGGGGCTCCCGCGGGTGGTACGAGACTTTATCTGCCCACGGGAAACTCGACAGCAGGATCTCCCGAAACGTGGGCATGGTCGACATCGGCCGCTGCAGGCGATATCGCCGTCGCTTACGTGACAAATGGCGATATGACGATCGGGCAGAACTATACTTTCACTTATGACGTGACCGTCCCCACGACGATGCCGGCCGGTATCATAAACAACAGCGCCGCGGTGGCGTTCGTTGATAATAACGCCGGTACGCCGGATCCCACGATCGTCGTCACGAACAACACCCAGGTCAACGTCAACATCCTTGCCGACGTCATGGTCGGTCCGAACGGAGCTCCCGGAGCGGGTACTCCTCCTCTGTATAACGACGATCTTCAGGCAGTCGCCCTCGCCTATGCGAATACGACTGTCGATTTCGTCAATACTGTCCGTAATGATGGCAATGCCGCCGATGAGATCAATATTCAGCTCGATGCCGCTTCGACGATACCGGGCGGATGGTCGGTACAGCTTCTTCGCAGCGACGGCGTGACGCCCCTTAACGACTTTGGCGGCGACGGCATCGTCGACGTCGGCAATGTCAACCCAGGCGTAAGCGTCGATTTCATCGTCCGGGTAATGATACC
This genomic stretch from Candidatus Krumholzibacteriota bacterium harbors:
- a CDS encoding YHS domain-containing protein, which translates into the protein MVASVGCGKKQEEQKTDSQTEVKRVKGGYLIDPVDKQMIDVENSQYSYVYKEIEYKFNSKENMEAFMKDPEKYLAKK
- a CDS encoding DUF11 domain-containing protein; this encodes MRRSLMAVVFLSVMTFSAAASAGKPELSSEMTAVKIVIEKENHEIRVPAETVYPNDMVEYTLVCRNTGDESASDVGVIGPVPTGTSYLDKTASEIDGATPVFSIDGGESYHQAPVTYEVVRKDGSREIKTATPDMITHIKWVVAGEIDAGREVKVSYRVQVK